Proteins from a single region of Rhodovibrio salinarum DSM 9154:
- a CDS encoding cytochrome b → MASDYQTPYKGVLGWLDDRLPVINFADQHLRFYPTPKNLTYAWNFGSLAGIALVIMIVTGVVLAMHYTPHTAYAFDSIQKIMRDVNYGWLLRYIHMNGASFFFIVVYIHIFRGLYYGSYKQPREVLWGLGVIILLLMMATAFMGYTLPWGQMSFWGATVITNLFSAVPVFGDEVTRWLWGGFAVGNPTLQRFFALHYLLPFVILGAVILHLVALHRYGSNNPTGIEPKGKQDQVPFHPYYTVKDLFGLGVFLIAFSLFVFYAPNYMGHADNYIPADPLVTPPHIVPEWYFLPFYAILRAIPSKLGGVLAMFASVLVLFVLPWLDRSRVRSGRYRPIFKQFFWLLVLDALVLGYVGAMPPEGIWIPIGQIATAYYFAFFLVILPLLGIFERPKPLPNSISDPVLKKGGGQPAGATAKPMEKA, encoded by the coding sequence ATGGCTAGTGATTACCAGACGCCATATAAGGGCGTGCTGGGTTGGCTAGACGATCGACTGCCGGTCATCAACTTCGCCGACCAGCATTTGCGCTTCTATCCTACCCCGAAGAACCTGACTTACGCCTGGAACTTCGGGTCGCTCGCCGGCATCGCGCTCGTGATCATGATCGTCACGGGTGTCGTGCTGGCGATGCACTACACACCGCACACCGCCTACGCGTTCGACTCGATCCAAAAGATCATGCGCGACGTCAACTACGGTTGGCTGCTGCGCTACATCCACATGAACGGGGCGTCGTTCTTCTTCATCGTGGTGTACATCCACATCTTCCGCGGCCTTTATTACGGCTCGTACAAGCAGCCGCGCGAGGTCTTGTGGGGGTTGGGCGTGATCATCCTGCTGCTCATGATGGCAACCGCCTTCATGGGCTATACGCTGCCCTGGGGCCAGATGAGCTTCTGGGGCGCCACGGTGATCACCAACCTGTTCTCCGCGGTGCCGGTGTTCGGTGACGAGGTCACGCGCTGGCTGTGGGGCGGTTTCGCTGTCGGCAACCCGACGCTGCAACGCTTCTTCGCGCTGCACTACCTGCTGCCCTTCGTGATCCTGGGCGCGGTGATCCTGCACCTTGTCGCGCTGCACCGGTACGGCTCGAATAACCCGACCGGCATCGAGCCCAAGGGCAAGCAGGACCAGGTGCCGTTTCACCCCTACTACACGGTGAAGGACCTGTTCGGCCTGGGCGTATTCCTGATCGCGTTCTCGCTGTTCGTGTTCTACGCGCCGAACTACATGGGGCACGCGGATAACTACATCCCGGCTGACCCGCTGGTGACGCCGCCGCATATCGTGCCCGAATGGTACTTCCTGCCGTTCTACGCGATCCTGCGGGCGATCCCGAGTAAGCTGGGTGGGGTGCTCGCGATGTTCGCCTCCGTGCTGGTGCTGTTCGTTCTGCCGTGGTTGGACCGCAGCCGGGTGCGCTCGGGCCGCTACCGTCCGATCTTCAAGCAGTTCTTCTGGCTGCTGGTGCTGGATGCCCTGGTGCTCGGCTACGTCGGCGCGATGCCGCCGGAAGGCATCTGGATCCCGATTGGCCAGATCGCGACGGCATACTACTTCGCCTTCTTCCTGGTGATCCTGCCGCTGCTGGGCATTTTCGAGCGACCGAAACCGTTGCCCAACAGCATATCCGATCCCGTCCTGAAGAAAGGTGGCGGACAGCCCGCTGGCGCAACCGCGAAGCCGATGGAGAAAGCGTAA
- a CDS encoding cytochrome c1 — MKKLFAAVAMAATMGLASGPAQAAESTSLPEHTWEFEGVFGTFNRASAQRGLQVYNQVCSSCHGMKYVAFRTLEDLGYNEDQVEAIASQYTVTDGPNDQGEMYERPAEANDTFPSPYPNEVVAKNANGGAAPPDLSVITSARPGGPEYVRALMIGYEEAPADAELAPGQYWNEYFPGHKIGMPQMLMDGAVEYQDGTKATAEQMAHDVTTFLHWAANPHMEERKRMGLKVILFLIVLTGLLYAVQRKVWSDVKK; from the coding sequence ATGAAGAAGCTGTTTGCCGCAGTGGCGATGGCCGCGACCATGGGGCTGGCCTCCGGGCCGGCCCAGGCCGCCGAGTCCACGTCGCTTCCCGAGCACACCTGGGAATTCGAGGGCGTGTTCGGGACTTTCAACCGTGCCTCCGCGCAGCGGGGCCTGCAGGTCTACAACCAGGTTTGTTCCAGCTGCCACGGCATGAAGTATGTGGCGTTCCGCACGCTGGAGGACCTTGGCTATAACGAAGACCAGGTCGAGGCGATCGCTTCGCAGTACACCGTGACCGATGGTCCGAACGACCAGGGCGAGATGTACGAGCGGCCGGCGGAGGCGAACGACACTTTCCCGTCGCCCTATCCCAACGAAGTGGTGGCGAAAAACGCCAACGGCGGCGCCGCGCCGCCGGATCTCTCGGTGATCACCAGCGCCCGTCCGGGTGGCCCGGAATACGTCCGTGCGCTGATGATCGGCTACGAGGAGGCGCCGGCGGATGCCGAGCTCGCGCCGGGGCAGTACTGGAACGAGTACTTCCCGGGCCACAAGATCGGCATGCCGCAGATGCTGATGGACGGCGCGGTGGAGTACCAGGATGGCACCAAGGCGACCGCCGAGCAGATGGCGCACGACGTGACGACGTTCCTACATTGGGCGGCCAACCCGCACATGGAGGAGCGCAAGCGCATGGGCCTGAAGGTGATCCTCTTCCTGATCGTCCTGACCGGGCTGCTCTATGCCGTGCAGCGCAAGGTCTGGAGCGACGTCAAGAAGTAG